A genomic window from Cupriavidus basilensis includes:
- a CDS encoding DMT family transporter, translated as MSASQLSRTVPAAEPAAQRAGLAVAAVGAILFSGKAIVAKLMYRYQVDAVMVISLRMLFAVPLFMAIGWWQSRRLPALSWADRGRIVFLGIIGYYLSSFLDFLGLQYITAGLERLILFLTPSFVLLASAVLFKRRISLRQWLSLALAYIGIVLVFAHDLDVSGAQVWLGAALVLGSALTYGIYLIASGELVQRIGSLRLVAYAMCVSTACCVVQYLVLRRPLAELLQPAPVMWLSLVNSVFCTVLPVSLTMVAVARIGAPMASQAGMLGPVSTLFLGFWLLGEPITGVQLAGSALVMGGIYLLSARGVAKSGAAGKAQAARRGGNAMDTLDNKQAGGRLDDTRSR; from the coding sequence TTGTCTGCATCCCAACTTTCCCGCACCGTGCCTGCCGCCGAGCCGGCAGCGCAGCGCGCCGGCCTGGCCGTGGCTGCCGTCGGCGCCATCCTTTTTTCCGGCAAGGCGATCGTCGCCAAGCTGATGTACCGTTACCAGGTCGATGCGGTCATGGTCATCAGCCTGCGCATGCTGTTTGCCGTGCCGTTGTTCATGGCGATCGGCTGGTGGCAGTCGCGGCGCCTGCCGGCGCTGTCCTGGGCCGATCGCGGCCGCATCGTGTTCCTCGGCATCATCGGCTACTACCTGTCCAGCTTCCTCGACTTCCTCGGCTTGCAATACATCACGGCCGGGCTCGAGCGGCTGATCCTGTTCCTCACGCCGTCCTTCGTGCTGCTGGCCAGCGCCGTGCTGTTCAAGCGGCGCATCAGCTTGCGGCAGTGGCTTTCCCTGGCGCTGGCCTATATAGGCATCGTGCTGGTTTTCGCGCATGATCTCGACGTGAGCGGCGCCCAGGTGTGGCTTGGCGCCGCGCTGGTGCTCGGCAGCGCACTGACCTACGGCATCTACCTGATCGCGTCAGGCGAATTGGTGCAGCGCATCGGTTCGCTGCGGCTGGTGGCCTATGCGATGTGCGTTTCCACCGCGTGCTGCGTGGTGCAATATCTGGTGCTGCGCCGCCCGCTGGCGGAGCTGCTGCAGCCGGCCCCCGTGATGTGGCTTTCGCTAGTCAATTCCGTCTTCTGCACAGTGCTGCCGGTGTCGCTGACGATGGTGGCGGTGGCGCGCATCGGCGCGCCGATGGCGTCGCAGGCGGGTATGCTCGGACCGGTATCCACCCTGTTCCTGGGCTTCTGGCTGCTGGGCGAGCCGATCACCGGCGTGCAGCTCGCCGGCAGCGCGCTGGTGATGGGCGGGATATATTTGCTGTCGGCGCGCGGGGTGGCCAAGAGCGGGGCCGCGGGCAAGGCCCAGGCTGCTCGTCGCGGCGGCAATGCGATGGATACGCTGGATAACAAGCAGGCGGGTGGCCGCCTTGATGACACAAGGAGTCGATGA
- a CDS encoding Bug family tripartite tricarboxylate transporter substrate binding protein yields the protein MTAAPLANLSSRIPVPVEKQTATRPLLIAAAIAVLASGWLPSAASAADYPVKPIRFIVPYAAGGTTDLVARTVGQKVAEKLGQPVVVENRPGAGGNIGMEAVAKAAPDGYTIGFGAISTNALNPHIYKHVPFDPRKDFTAVSLLGTSTIVLEVSNSLPVKNVAELVSYAKAHPGLTYATAGTGTSMHLAGAMFSQMTQTGLTHVPYKGSSPAINDMLGGHLQVMFDNLPASLPHIQGGKLRALAVAGKSRSPALPNVPTLAEAGLAGYAVEPWFGVYGPAGLPAPVVQALNAAFVAALGNADVKDKLGQAGFNPKGSSAADLQSLTLSEYEKFGKVAKSASISVD from the coding sequence ATGACGGCAGCACCCCTCGCTAATCTTTCCTCGCGCATTCCCGTTCCAGTCGAAAAGCAGACCGCCACCCGCCCGCTGCTGATCGCCGCCGCGATTGCCGTGCTCGCAAGCGGCTGGCTGCCCTCGGCCGCCAGCGCGGCCGATTACCCCGTCAAGCCAATCCGCTTCATCGTGCCTTACGCCGCAGGCGGCACCACCGACCTCGTGGCGCGCACGGTCGGCCAGAAGGTCGCGGAGAAACTCGGCCAGCCCGTGGTGGTCGAGAACCGCCCCGGCGCTGGCGGCAATATCGGCATGGAGGCGGTCGCCAAGGCCGCGCCGGACGGCTACACCATCGGCTTCGGCGCCATCTCGACCAATGCGTTGAACCCGCATATCTACAAGCACGTGCCGTTCGACCCGCGCAAGGATTTCACCGCGGTCAGCCTGCTTGGCACCTCGACCATCGTGCTGGAAGTCAGCAACAGCCTGCCGGTGAAGAACGTGGCCGAGCTGGTCAGCTACGCCAAGGCCCATCCCGGCCTGACCTACGCCACCGCGGGCACCGGCACGTCCATGCACCTGGCGGGCGCGATGTTCTCGCAGATGACGCAAACGGGCCTGACCCATGTGCCATACAAGGGCAGCAGCCCGGCTATCAACGACATGCTGGGCGGCCACTTGCAGGTGATGTTCGACAACCTGCCCGCCTCGCTGCCGCACATCCAGGGCGGCAAGCTGCGCGCGCTGGCGGTGGCCGGCAAGAGCCGCTCGCCGGCGCTGCCGAACGTGCCGACGCTGGCCGAGGCCGGCCTGGCGGGCTACGCCGTCGAGCCGTGGTTCGGCGTGTACGGCCCGGCCGGGCTGCCCGCGCCGGTGGTGCAGGCACTCAATGCCGCCTTCGTCGCGGCGCTGGGCAATGCGGACGTAAAGGACAAGCTCGGGCAGGCAGGCTTCAACCCCAAGGGCTCGAGCGCGGCTGACCTGCAGTCGCTGACGCTGTCCGAGTACGAGAAATTCGGCAAGGTCGCCAAGAGCGCCAGCATCTCGGTGGATTGA
- the hemF gene encoding oxygen-dependent coproporphyrinogen oxidase has translation MIDSQAVRAYLLGLQDRITDAVAAIDGKAFSTDAWEKPPTERLRGSGRTRILEGGAVMERAGVGFSHVRGDALPPSATANRPELAGRGFEAMGVSLVFHPRNPFVPTVHMNVRCLMAVKDGAEPVWWFGGGMDLTPYYGNAGDCAHFHATCRDALAPYGDDLYPRFKQWCDEYFFLKHRGEARGIGGIFFDDFSALGFEHSFAMTQSVGDAFLDAYLPILQARKDMAYGEREREFQAYRRGRYVEFNLVFDRGTHFGLQSGGRSESILMSMPPLASWRYDWQPEPGSAEAALYTDFLPVREWA, from the coding sequence ATGATCGATTCCCAGGCAGTCCGTGCCTATCTGCTCGGTCTGCAAGACCGTATCACCGACGCTGTTGCCGCCATCGACGGCAAGGCGTTTTCGACCGATGCCTGGGAGAAGCCGCCCACCGAGCGCCTGCGCGGCAGCGGCCGCACCCGTATCCTGGAAGGCGGCGCCGTGATGGAGCGGGCCGGCGTGGGCTTCTCGCATGTGCGGGGCGATGCGCTGCCGCCGTCGGCTACCGCCAACCGGCCGGAGCTCGCCGGGCGGGGCTTCGAGGCGATGGGCGTGTCGCTGGTGTTCCACCCGCGCAATCCCTTTGTCCCCACCGTGCACATGAACGTGCGCTGCCTGATGGCGGTGAAGGACGGTGCCGAGCCGGTGTGGTGGTTCGGCGGCGGCATGGACCTGACGCCTTACTACGGCAACGCTGGCGACTGCGCGCACTTCCACGCCACCTGCCGCGACGCCCTCGCCCCCTATGGCGATGACCTCTACCCGCGTTTCAAGCAATGGTGCGACGAGTATTTCTTCCTCAAGCACCGCGGCGAAGCGCGCGGCATTGGCGGCATCTTCTTCGATGACTTCTCCGCACTCGGCTTCGAGCACAGCTTCGCCATGACGCAATCGGTTGGCGACGCCTTCCTGGACGCCTACCTGCCGATCCTGCAGGCGCGCAAGGACATGGCTTACGGCGAGCGCGAGCGCGAGTTCCAGGCCTACCGGCGCGGCCGCTATGTCGAGTTCAACCTGGTGTTCGACCGCGGCACGCACTTCGGGCTGCAATCGGGCGGCCGCAGCGAGTCGATCCTGATGTCGATGCCGCCGCTGGCCAGCTGGCGCTACGACTGGCAGCCGGAACCGGGCAGCGCGGAGGCCGCGCTGTACACGGACTTCCTGCCCGTGCGCGAGTGGGCCTGA
- a CDS encoding YebC/PmpR family DNA-binding transcriptional regulator has translation MAGHSKWANIKHKKAAADSRRGKVWTRLIKEITVAAKLGGADPDSNPRLRLSMDKAMDANMPKDNIQRAIQRGVGGLEGANYEEIRYEGYGLAGAAIIVDCLTDNRTRTVAEVRHAFSKNSGNMGAEGSVAFMFTHCGQFLFAPGTPEDKLMEAALEAGADDVVTNDDGSIEVLCPPNDFGTVKAALEAAGFKAEMADVTMKPQNEVSFAGDDAIKMQKLLDALENLDDVQEVFTNAVIEE, from the coding sequence ATGGCCGGTCACTCAAAATGGGCCAATATCAAACACAAGAAGGCCGCGGCTGACTCCAGGCGCGGCAAGGTCTGGACCCGCCTGATCAAGGAAATCACCGTCGCCGCGAAGCTCGGCGGCGCTGATCCCGACTCCAACCCGCGCCTGCGCCTGTCCATGGACAAGGCAATGGATGCGAACATGCCCAAGGACAACATCCAGCGCGCCATCCAGCGCGGCGTGGGTGGCCTGGAAGGCGCCAACTACGAAGAAATCCGCTACGAGGGCTACGGCCTTGCCGGCGCGGCGATCATCGTCGACTGCCTGACCGACAACCGTACCCGTACCGTCGCCGAAGTGCGTCATGCCTTCTCCAAGAACAGCGGCAACATGGGCGCGGAAGGCTCCGTGGCATTCATGTTCACCCATTGCGGCCAGTTCCTGTTTGCTCCCGGCACGCCCGAGGACAAGCTGATGGAAGCCGCGCTGGAAGCCGGCGCCGACGACGTGGTCACCAACGACGACGGCTCGATCGAAGTGCTTTGCCCGCCCAATGACTTCGGCACGGTCAAGGCCGCGCTGGAAGCCGCGGGCTTCAAGGCCGAGATGGCCGACGTCACGATGAAGCCGCAGAACGAAGTCAGCTTCGCCGGCGACGATGCCATCAAGATGCAAAAGCTGCTCGACGCCCTGGAAAACCTGGACGACGTGCAGGAAGTCTTCACCAACGCGGTGATCGAGGAGTAA
- a CDS encoding acyltransferase family protein, with protein sequence MDGTDRSKQYDVLDLIRALAAGLVCLGHVRALVIVDYAASGPHGGAAGVALQLFYALCSVGHECVIVFFLLSGYLVGGTVRRKMTRGDWSWRSYLADRMTRLWIVLLPALLLGLFWDSTGIHLAWGPFYQGTEGNAAQQIDISHNLGAAALFCNAAFLQTLACQTYGSNGPLWSLANEFWYYLWFPALYGAWHLRRTPQVLLCAVAALVTMSLFHGLVEGFSFWLLGVLAQALEARLTQIATIARLARRKWLVLPALLVFLAAIALTKHKPYADAAVALGFFVLLLAVLSTRIRIGHAGLSRLATLASGFSYSLYLTHFPLALFVAAALVKVRLPVSAGSLGLATLILLGCYAYAFAVYWVFERNTQRVRGLLGRPALPGAQRGQNI encoded by the coding sequence GTGGATGGCACGGACCGAAGCAAGCAATACGATGTACTGGACCTGATCCGCGCGCTGGCCGCGGGCCTGGTCTGCCTTGGCCATGTCCGGGCGCTGGTCATCGTCGACTATGCGGCGAGCGGGCCGCATGGCGGCGCGGCCGGCGTGGCGCTGCAGTTGTTCTATGCGCTATGCAGCGTCGGCCACGAATGCGTGATCGTGTTCTTCCTGCTCTCGGGCTACCTGGTGGGCGGCACCGTGCGCCGCAAGATGACGCGTGGCGACTGGTCCTGGCGCAGTTATCTGGCCGACCGCATGACACGGCTATGGATCGTGCTGCTGCCCGCGCTGCTGCTCGGGCTGTTCTGGGACAGTACCGGGATCCACCTGGCGTGGGGGCCGTTCTACCAGGGCACCGAGGGCAACGCGGCCCAGCAGATCGATATCTCGCATAACCTCGGCGCCGCGGCATTGTTTTGCAACGCGGCGTTCCTGCAAACCCTTGCCTGCCAGACCTATGGCTCCAACGGGCCGTTGTGGAGCCTGGCCAACGAATTCTGGTACTACCTCTGGTTCCCTGCGCTATACGGCGCCTGGCACCTGCGCCGCACGCCGCAGGTGTTGCTGTGCGCAGTGGCGGCGCTGGTCACGATGAGCCTGTTCCACGGCCTGGTCGAAGGCTTCTCGTTCTGGCTGCTGGGCGTGCTGGCGCAAGCCCTGGAAGCGCGGCTGACGCAGATCGCAACGATCGCGCGGCTCGCGCGGCGCAAGTGGCTGGTGCTGCCGGCGCTGCTGGTGTTCCTGGCCGCCATTGCACTGACCAAGCACAAGCCGTACGCCGATGCCGCTGTCGCGCTGGGCTTCTTCGTGCTGTTGCTGGCCGTGCTGTCGACCCGCATCCGCATCGGCCATGCTGGCTTGTCGCGCCTGGCGACGTTGGCTTCCGGGTTCTCGTACTCGCTCTACCTGACGCATTTCCCGCTGGCCCTGTTCGTCGCCGCGGCCCTGGTCAAGGTCCGCCTGCCTGTCAGCGCCGGCAGCCTGGGCCTGGCCACGCTGATCCTGCTGGGCTGCTATGCCTATGCCTTTGCGGTCTACTGGGTGTTCGAGCGCAATACCCAGCGCGTGCGCGGCCTGCTCGGGCGCCCGGCGCTGCCGGGGGCGCAGCGCGGGCAGAATATCTAG
- a CDS encoding methylglyoxal synthase — translation MTPPRIALIAHDHKKDDIVAFAGRHRDFLSRCELLATGTTGGRLSDEIGLTVTRMLSGPWGGDLQIGAQLAEGRVGVVIFLRDPMTPQPHEPDINALVRACDVHNVPCATNVATADLLIAELRRMYPE, via the coding sequence ATGACTCCCCCTCGTATTGCGCTGATTGCGCACGACCACAAGAAAGATGACATCGTGGCTTTTGCTGGCCGCCATCGCGATTTCCTGTCCCGTTGCGAACTGCTGGCCACCGGTACCACGGGCGGCCGCCTGAGCGACGAAATCGGCCTGACGGTGACGCGCATGCTCTCCGGCCCCTGGGGCGGCGACCTGCAGATCGGCGCGCAACTGGCCGAAGGCCGCGTGGGCGTGGTGATTTTCCTGCGCGACCCCATGACGCCGCAACCGCACGAGCCCGATATCAATGCCCTGGTGCGCGCCTGCGACGTGCACAACGTGCCCTGTGCCACCAATGTGGCCACCGCGGATCTGCTGATTGCGGAGCTGCGGCGGATGTACCCGGAGTAA
- a CDS encoding SDR family oxidoreductase encodes MDLGLRGKHALVCGASKGLGFACADALAAEGVDVVIVARGAEALEKAAADLRARHGRRVMAVATDITTPAGRKLALEAVAKLGDLDILVNNAGGPPPGNFRDWDRDAWLAAIDANMLTPIELIKATVDGMIARKWGRIVNITSGAVKAPIDVLGLSNGARSGLTGFVAGLAREVAQHGVTVNNLLPGPFNTDRLYKTMEGGARQAGLSIEEVSKRRAAQNPSRRFGEPAEFGATCAFLCSRHAAYMTGQNVLLDGGAYPGTF; translated from the coding sequence ATGGATCTAGGATTGCGCGGCAAGCATGCGCTGGTGTGTGGCGCCAGCAAGGGCCTCGGTTTTGCCTGCGCTGACGCGCTGGCTGCCGAAGGCGTGGATGTGGTGATCGTGGCGCGCGGCGCCGAGGCGCTGGAAAAAGCCGCGGCGGACCTGCGCGCGCGCCACGGCCGGCGCGTGATGGCGGTCGCCACCGACATCACCACCCCGGCGGGGCGAAAGCTGGCGCTGGAAGCCGTCGCCAAGCTGGGCGACCTGGACATCCTGGTCAACAATGCCGGCGGCCCGCCTCCGGGCAATTTCCGCGACTGGGACCGCGACGCCTGGCTGGCGGCGATCGACGCCAACATGCTGACCCCGATCGAGCTGATCAAGGCCACGGTGGACGGCATGATCGCGCGCAAATGGGGCCGCATCGTCAACATCACCAGCGGCGCCGTGAAGGCGCCGATCGATGTGCTCGGCCTGTCCAACGGCGCGCGCTCGGGCCTGACCGGCTTTGTCGCCGGCCTGGCGCGCGAAGTGGCGCAGCACGGCGTGACCGTGAACAACCTGCTGCCCGGCCCGTTCAATACGGATCGCCTCTACAAGACCATGGAAGGCGGCGCCAGGCAGGCCGGCCTGTCGATCGAGGAAGTCTCGAAGCGCCGCGCCGCGCAGAACCCGAGCCGCCGCTTTGGCGAGCCGGCCGAGTTTGGCGCCACCTGCGCCTTCCTGTGCAGCCGCCACGCCGCTTACATGACCGGGCAGAACGTGCTCCTCGACGGCGGCGCCTACCCCGGCACGTTCTAA
- a CDS encoding DUF3149 domain-containing protein, protein MAALKILFSTPTGLMSLAVIAFIIGMGWFFTRLFLRKMREDEAAAQRR, encoded by the coding sequence ATGGCAGCCTTGAAGATCCTGTTTTCGACCCCCACCGGGCTGATGAGCCTGGCCGTCATTGCCTTCATCATCGGCATGGGCTGGTTCTTCACCCGGCTGTTCCTGCGCAAGATGCGGGAGGACGAGGCAGCGGCGCAACGCCGCTAA
- the upp gene encoding uracil phosphoribosyltransferase has translation MKQDPRFPKLYILDHPLIQHKLSHMRDKDTSTRTFRELLREITLLMGYEITRDLPLTTRRIETPLVELDAPVIAGKKLTIVPVLRAGVGMSDGLVELIPSARIGHIGVYRDDQHRPVEYLVRLPDVEDRSFILCDPMVATGYSAAHAVDVLKRRGVKDDAITFVALVAAPEGVEVFQKAHPGVKLFVASLDSHLDEHAYIIPGLGDAGDRLFGTKN, from the coding sequence ATGAAGCAAGATCCGCGTTTCCCCAAGCTGTACATCCTCGATCACCCGCTGATCCAGCACAAGCTCTCCCATATGCGCGACAAGGACACCTCCACGCGCACGTTCCGCGAGCTGCTGCGGGAGATCACGCTGCTGATGGGCTATGAAATCACGCGCGACCTGCCGCTGACCACGCGCCGCATCGAGACGCCCTTGGTGGAGCTGGACGCACCGGTGATCGCCGGCAAGAAACTCACCATCGTGCCGGTGCTGCGCGCCGGCGTGGGCATGAGCGACGGCCTGGTCGAGCTGATTCCCTCGGCCCGCATCGGCCATATCGGCGTCTACCGCGACGACCAGCACCGCCCGGTGGAATACCTGGTGCGCCTGCCCGACGTGGAAGACCGCAGCTTTATCCTGTGCGACCCGATGGTTGCCACCGGCTACTCCGCCGCGCATGCGGTGGATGTGCTCAAGCGCCGCGGTGTCAAGGACGATGCGATTACGTTCGTGGCGCTGGTAGCTGCGCCGGAAGGCGTCGAAGTATTCCAGAAGGCACATCCCGGCGTGAAACTGTTCGTCGCCTCCCTGGACAGCCACCTGGACGAGCACGCGTACATCATCCCCGGCCTGGGCGATGCGGGCGACCGGCTGTTCGGCACCAAGAACTGA
- a CDS encoding helicase HerA-like C-terminal domain-containing protein, with translation MAEPIIIAKNAELELALLPEMGNRHGLITGATGTGKTVTLQSLAQGFSRLGVPVFMADVKGDLTGISQPGKLSDKLKARLAELGLPEPVWGACPTTLWDVFGQKGHPVRATVSHMGPLLLSRMLELNDTQQGVLNLVFRIADANGLLLLDAKDLRAMLQYVGDNAGQFTTEYGNISAASIGAIQRGLMALESQGADVFFGEPMLNLDDFIQTENGQGVVNILAADKLLNSPQLYATFLLWLLSELFEKLPEAGDLDKPKLVFFFDEAHLLFNDAPKALLDKIEQVVRLIRSKGVGVYFVTQNPVDIPDTVLGQLGNRVQHALRAFTPRDQKAVKVAATTMRAKPGLDLEKAIGELGVGEALVSLLDAKGIPGMTERAWVLAPGSRIGPITDDERKQLLANSLVAGTYEQTIDRESAYEKLKGRAAVPAAAPAAGGGAPAPVPTAGQPEAPPAQGGGWLEQAGEIFGGLTKGTGKTGRGDSILESMAKSAARTVGSQVGRELIRGVLGSLLGSGKKK, from the coding sequence ATGGCCGAACCCATCATCATCGCCAAGAACGCCGAGCTGGAACTTGCCCTGCTGCCCGAGATGGGCAACCGGCACGGCTTGATCACCGGCGCCACCGGCACCGGCAAGACCGTGACCCTGCAAAGCCTGGCCCAGGGCTTCTCCCGGCTGGGCGTGCCGGTCTTCATGGCTGATGTCAAAGGTGACCTGACCGGCATTTCCCAGCCGGGCAAGCTCTCCGACAAACTCAAGGCACGCCTGGCCGAGCTCGGCCTGCCCGAGCCGGTGTGGGGCGCCTGCCCCACCACCCTGTGGGATGTGTTCGGGCAAAAGGGCCATCCCGTGCGCGCCACGGTCTCCCATATGGGGCCGCTGCTGCTGTCGCGCATGCTGGAACTCAACGACACCCAGCAGGGCGTGCTCAACCTGGTCTTCCGCATCGCTGACGCCAACGGGCTGCTGCTGCTCGACGCCAAGGACCTGCGCGCCATGCTGCAGTATGTGGGCGACAACGCCGGGCAGTTCACCACCGAATACGGCAACATCTCCGCGGCCTCGATCGGGGCCATCCAGCGCGGGCTGATGGCGCTGGAGTCGCAAGGCGCCGACGTGTTCTTCGGCGAGCCCATGCTCAACCTGGACGACTTCATCCAGACCGAGAACGGGCAGGGCGTGGTGAACATCCTGGCCGCCGACAAGCTGCTGAATTCGCCCCAGCTCTACGCCACTTTCCTGCTCTGGCTGTTGTCGGAGCTGTTCGAGAAACTGCCCGAGGCGGGCGATCTTGACAAGCCCAAGCTGGTGTTCTTTTTCGACGAGGCGCACCTGCTGTTCAACGATGCGCCCAAGGCACTACTTGACAAGATCGAGCAGGTGGTGCGGCTGATCCGCTCCAAGGGCGTTGGCGTGTATTTCGTCACGCAGAATCCTGTCGACATCCCCGATACCGTGCTGGGCCAGCTTGGCAACCGCGTGCAGCACGCGCTGCGCGCCTTCACGCCGCGTGACCAGAAGGCCGTCAAGGTGGCGGCTACCACCATGCGGGCCAAGCCGGGGCTGGATCTGGAAAAAGCCATCGGGGAGCTCGGCGTGGGCGAGGCGCTGGTGTCGTTGCTGGACGCCAAGGGCATCCCCGGCATGACGGAGCGCGCCTGGGTGCTGGCGCCTGGCAGCCGGATCGGCCCGATCACCGACGACGAGCGCAAACAGTTGCTGGCGAACTCGCTGGTGGCCGGCACCTATGAGCAGACCATCGATCGCGAGTCGGCCTACGAGAAGCTCAAGGGCCGTGCCGCCGTGCCCGCGGCTGCTCCCGCTGCTGGCGGCGGCGCACCCGCGCCCGTGCCCACGGCCGGCCAGCCCGAAGCCCCGCCCGCACAGGGCGGCGGCTGGCTGGAACAGGCGGGCGAGATCTTCGGCGGGCTGACCAAGGGCACGGGCAAGACCGGGCGCGGCGATTCCATCTTGGAGTCGATGGCCAAGTCGGCTGCGCGCACGGTAGGCTCGCAGGTCGGGCGCGAGCTGATTCGCGGCGTGCTGGGCAGCTTGCTGGGCTCAGGCAAGAAGAAGTAG
- the purD gene encoding phosphoribosylamine--glycine ligase — translation MKVLVVGSGGREHAMAWKLAQSPKVQVVYVAPGNGGTALDKRLQNVPLTDPEVLAAFAEREGVSFTVVGPEAPLAAGIVDIFRAKGLRIFGPTQAAAQLESSKDFAKAFMQRHGIPTAAYQTFNDAAAAHAYIDAQGAPIVIKADGLAAGKGVVVAATLAEAHAAVDMMLADNRLGDAGARVVIEEFLEGEEASFIVLVDGKNVLALATSQDHKRLLDHDAGPNTGGMGAYSPAPVVTPALHARALREIIMPTVRGMEKDGITYTGFLYAGLMIDSESNLKTLEFNCRMGDPETQPILARLKTDLVDVMEHAVNGKLDEIELDWDRRTALGVVMAAFGYPDAPRKGDAITGIPAETDDSVTFHAGTTLNDGTLLTTGGRVLCVVGLADTVKAAQRAAYGAAEKIHFDGMQYRTDIGYRAIKR, via the coding sequence ATGAAAGTATTGGTTGTCGGCTCGGGTGGTCGTGAACACGCGATGGCCTGGAAATTGGCCCAGTCGCCCAAGGTGCAGGTGGTGTACGTGGCGCCGGGCAACGGCGGCACCGCGCTCGACAAGCGGCTGCAGAATGTGCCCCTGACCGATCCGGAAGTGCTCGCCGCCTTCGCCGAGCGCGAAGGCGTGAGCTTCACCGTGGTCGGCCCCGAAGCGCCGCTGGCGGCCGGCATCGTCGATATCTTCCGTGCCAAGGGCCTGCGCATCTTCGGCCCGACGCAGGCGGCGGCCCAGCTGGAATCCTCCAAGGATTTCGCCAAGGCCTTCATGCAGCGCCACGGCATCCCGACCGCCGCCTACCAGACCTTCAACGACGCCGCCGCCGCGCACGCGTATATCGATGCGCAAGGCGCGCCGATCGTGATCAAGGCCGACGGCCTGGCCGCCGGCAAGGGCGTGGTGGTTGCCGCCACGCTGGCAGAAGCGCACGCCGCGGTCGACATGATGCTGGCCGACAATCGCCTCGGCGACGCCGGCGCACGCGTGGTGATCGAGGAATTCCTCGAGGGCGAGGAAGCCAGCTTCATCGTGCTGGTAGACGGCAAGAACGTCCTGGCACTCGCCACCAGCCAGGACCACAAGCGCCTGCTCGATCACGACGCCGGCCCCAATACCGGCGGCATGGGCGCGTACTCGCCGGCCCCCGTGGTCACGCCCGCGCTGCATGCCCGCGCGCTGCGCGAGATCATCATGCCGACCGTGCGTGGCATGGAAAAAGACGGCATCACGTACACCGGATTCCTCTATGCCGGCCTGATGATCGACAGCGAAAGCAACCTGAAGACGCTGGAGTTCAACTGCCGCATGGGCGACCCGGAAACCCAGCCGATCCTGGCGCGCCTGAAGACCGATCTGGTCGATGTGATGGAGCACGCCGTCAACGGCAAGCTCGACGAGATCGAACTGGACTGGGACCGCCGCACCGCGCTGGGCGTGGTGATGGCCGCCTTTGGCTATCCCGATGCGCCGCGCAAGGGCGATGCCATTACCGGCATCCCGGCCGAGACCGACGACAGCGTGACCTTCCACGCCGGCACCACGCTCAACGATGGCACGCTGCTGACCACGGGCGGACGCGTACTGTGCGTGGTCGGGCTGGCCGATACCGTCAAGGCGGCACAGCGCGCGGCTTATGGCGCGGCCGAGAAGATCCACTTCGACGGCATGCAGTACCGTACCGACATCGGCTACCGTGCCATCAAACGGTAA